The following proteins are co-located in the Streptomyces sp. NBC_01198 genome:
- a CDS encoding molybdenum cofactor biosynthesis protein MoaE, with protein MVRMAPTDPSDPIRLLAVRDTPLSLDEVFAAVGDDAAGGTALFVGTVRDHDGHSGATVTGLSYSAHPSAAAELRRVAEKVAADFPVRALAAVHRVGDLRVGDVAVIVAVSCPHRGEAFAANRRLIDDLKSGVPIWKHQTFDDGTEEWVGC; from the coding sequence ATGGTCCGCATGGCACCCACCGACCCCTCCGATCCGATCCGGCTGCTGGCCGTCCGCGACACCCCGCTGTCGCTTGACGAGGTCTTCGCGGCGGTCGGTGACGACGCGGCGGGCGGTACCGCGCTCTTCGTCGGGACGGTGCGCGACCACGACGGGCACTCCGGCGCCACGGTGACCGGCCTGTCCTACTCGGCGCACCCCTCGGCCGCGGCGGAACTGCGCCGGGTCGCCGAGAAGGTCGCGGCGGACTTCCCGGTACGGGCGCTGGCGGCCGTGCACCGGGTGGGCGACCTGCGGGTCGGCGACGTGGCGGTGATCGTGGCGGTGTCCTGCCCGCACCGCGGTGAGGCCTTCGCGGCGAACCGGCGGCTGATCGACGACCTCAAGAGCGGGGTGCCGATCTGGAAGCACCAGACCTTCGACGACGGCACCGAGGAGTGGGTGGGCTGCTGA